The Vidua macroura isolate BioBank_ID:100142 chromosome 4, ASM2450914v1, whole genome shotgun sequence genome window below encodes:
- the LOC128806868 gene encoding uncharacterized protein LOC128806868 isoform X2: MEGDCDQREGRSSWHHQPCLCCGENAFKFLIAGFTLLSVVMHGAEVYLENEWGWDSTNRLPQLLGKVGQQIKVGCRVINGSTHQRVTQISVTEIKTKKNQNKICAVENLDCWYNFTLVQPVFVVCLWAHNSVGLSFKFKISTTAPSFAAIKISKCHFLAWHAPRYVEIGNQVKLEIKYSQENVADPVQINGTTVTVTAPNGRKWIIPLTCLCETKTLDRSELDVDTSWYNQDYGRCPHLIITLQVWCQGNLSVEMSPKLGGKWWIGGPEGFKKEFAITAVLPPFVSKIGPYVVKKNHIQELLTGPVRSLKKVVLSLSTVNISSVRPHCAPFLSALHTGWLAWLHSRSLQGSRARRDLLATALGGGAAGLGVLNSMDAEVLANKLETVTLGVQGLLKPLNSSLSSLGMGQWLVSEVLPTWEQISEKDHQVLLRALGMEQSNVSLALSCIQAQMWVQSVVAGILRDGDNGVLPTEIRKIVWDAATEKERQLQAWWRLVNFTHDQALNAVIAHVLTVAEARIEKVYPIVALGINTNGSVLYPLDHRMWARVSDGRWETVDLEACILERGLGFICEDDALKASDVCFDTKEGVCHFEINPQSSNKTMLVYVGKGCVCFRTTCKYVQINEAYNQTVFSDSNMCACNVATIRGCDFVYKPPVFTSQLLIRNYTLYRSITPTPIGMDLSLVKEMLEHANLQQLLENAKAEAKKILITVHHDGKVIKQVMERIKRAGEHHWWEVFFGWSPTATGIFNALLHPIVVILLVQICVCFAMVATCYRMRQVKLCFDNQVKEAGLAKSLLK, from the exons ATGGAAGGCGATTGTGACCAGCGGGAAGGGCGATCTTCGTGGCATCACCAGCCCTGTTTGTGCTGCGGGGAAAATGCTTTCAAATTTCTGATTGCAGGATTTACTTTGCTTTCTG TGGTTATGCATGGGGCAGAGGTGTACTTGGAAAATgagtggggctgggacagcacaAACAGACttccacagctgctgggaaaggtgGGACAGCAAATAAAGGTGGGGTGCAGGGTAATTAACGGATCCACTCACCAGAGAGTAACTCAAATCTctgtcactgaaataaaaactaagAAGAATCAGAACAAAATCTGTGCTGTGGAGAACTTGGACTGCTGGTACAATTTTACTTTGGTCCAGCCAGTCTTTGTGGTTTGCCTTTGGGCACACAACAGCGTGGGGCTGTCCTTTAAATTTAAGATCAGCACCACAGCACCCTCCTTTGCTGCCATTAAGATCTCAAAGTGCCATTTTTTGGCCTGGCATGCACCCCGTTACGTTGAAATTGGCAACCAGGTAAAACTGGAAATTAAATACTCCCAAGAAAATGTAGCTGACCCAGTGCAGATTAATGGCACCACCGTGACTGTCACAGCCCCTAACGGCCGCAAGTGGATCATTCCACTGACCTGCCTCTGTGAGACCAAAACACTTGATAGATCTGAATTAGATGTGGACACTTCATGGTATAATCAGGATTATGGACGCTGCCCACACCTGATCATAACCCTCCAGGTGTGGTGTCAAGGAAACCTGAGCGTAGAAATGTCTCCCAAACTTGGAGGAAAGTGGTGGATAGGAGGCCCTgaaggatttaaaaaagaatttgcCATCACTGCTGTCTTGCCcccttttgtttccaaaatagGTCCTTATGTAgtgaagaaaaatcacatccaggagctgctgacagGGCCTGTCCGGTCACTAAAGAAGGTGGTGCTGTCTCTCTCCACTGTTAATATTTCCTCTGTCAGACCACACTGTGCCCCCTTCCTGTCTGCTCTGCACACTGGCTGGCTGGCATGGCTCCACAGCCGCTCCCTCCAGGGCTCCCGGGCCAGGAgggacctgctggccacagcgctgggaggaggagctgctggcctgGGAGTCCTCAACAGCATGGATGCTGAAGTCTTGGCAAACAAGCTGGAGACGGTCACCTTGGGCGTGCAGGGCCTCCTCAAGCCCCTGAATTCATCCCTGTCCAGCCTTGGGATGGGGCAGTGGCTTGTGTCAGAGGTGCTGCCCACCTGGGAACAAATAAGTGAGAAAGATCATCAGGTGCTGTTGCGAGCCCTGGGCATGGAACAAAGTAACGTCTCGCTtgctcttagctgcatccaggccCAGATGTGGGTGCAGAGTGTTGTTGCAGGTATCCTGAGAGACGGTGACAACGGCGTCCTGCCCACTGAGATCCGAAAGATCGTGTGGGACGCGGCCACAGAGAAGGAGCGGCAGCTCCAAGCCTGGTGGAGGCTCGTCAACTTCACCCACGACCAGGCCCTCAACGCGGTCATTGCCCACGTCCTCACTGTGGCGGAGGCTCGCATTGAAAAGGTCTACCCCATCGTGGCCCTGGGGATAAACACAAATGGGTCTGTGCTCTACCCCCTGGACCACCGCATGTGGGCCAGGGTGTCTGATGGGAGGTGGGAGACGGTAGATTTGGAAGCCTGCATTTTGGAGAGGGGGCTGGGATTCATATGCGAAGATGATGCCCTTAAGGCGAGTGATGTGTGCTTTGACACCAAAGAAGGGGTGTGCCACTTTGAGATCAACCCCCAGAGCAGTAACAAAACCATGTTAGTGTACGTAGGGAAAGGCTGCGTGTGCTTCAGAACGACGTGTAAATACGTGCAAATTAACGAAGCTTATAACCAGACCGTGTTTAGCGACTCAAATATGTGTGCTTGCAATGTAGCTACTATTAGAGGCTGTGATTTTGTGTATAAACCACCCGTGTTTACTAGCCAGTTGCTAATCAGAAACTATACCTTGTATCGTAGTATAACCCCGACCCCCATTGGGATGGATTTATCACTTGTAAAAGAAATGTTAGAGCATGCAAATTTGCAGCAGCTGCTAGAAAATGCCAAGGCCGAAGCTAAAAAGATCCTAATAACGGTTCACCATGATGGTAAAGTCATAAAACAGGTAATGGAACGAATTAAGAGGGCGGGAGAACACCACTGGTGGGAAGTTTTTTTTGGCTGGTCCCCCACGGCCACTGGCATTTTCAACGCACTGCTGCACCCCATTGTAGTTATCCTGCTCGTGCAAATCTGTGTGTGCTTTGCCATGGTAGCCACTTGTTACCGGATGAGGCAGGTGAAGCTCTGCTTTGACAACCAGGTGAAAGAAGCAGGGCTGGCCAAGAGCCTCCTGAAATAG
- the LOC128806868 gene encoding uncharacterized protein LOC128806868 isoform X1, whose translation MEGDCDQREGRSSWHHQPCLCCGENAFKFLIAGFTLLSGMCIVLSTQCVQPTHQHLGKNVIHSHLERHLDTQATAQHRLRRHTEIGTHWPWSQAYIKHTGIMGLNSNKGLNLSTVVMHGAEVYLENEWGWDSTNRLPQLLGKVGQQIKVGCRVINGSTHQRVTQISVTEIKTKKNQNKICAVENLDCWYNFTLVQPVFVVCLWAHNSVGLSFKFKISTTAPSFAAIKISKCHFLAWHAPRYVEIGNQVKLEIKYSQENVADPVQINGTTVTVTAPNGRKWIIPLTCLCETKTLDRSELDVDTSWYNQDYGRCPHLIITLQVWCQGNLSVEMSPKLGGKWWIGGPEGFKKEFAITAVLPPFVSKIGPYVVKKNHIQELLTGPVRSLKKVVLSLSTVNISSVRPHCAPFLSALHTGWLAWLHSRSLQGSRARRDLLATALGGGAAGLGVLNSMDAEVLANKLETVTLGVQGLLKPLNSSLSSLGMGQWLVSEVLPTWEQISEKDHQVLLRALGMEQSNVSLALSCIQAQMWVQSVVAGILRDGDNGVLPTEIRKIVWDAATEKERQLQAWWRLVNFTHDQALNAVIAHVLTVAEARIEKVYPIVALGINTNGSVLYPLDHRMWARVSDGRWETVDLEACILERGLGFICEDDALKASDVCFDTKEGVCHFEINPQSSNKTMLVYVGKGCVCFRTTCKYVQINEAYNQTVFSDSNMCACNVATIRGCDFVYKPPVFTSQLLIRNYTLYRSITPTPIGMDLSLVKEMLEHANLQQLLENAKAEAKKILITVHHDGKVIKQVMERIKRAGEHHWWEVFFGWSPTATGIFNALLHPIVVILLVQICVCFAMVATCYRMRQVKLCFDNQVKEAGLAKSLLK comes from the coding sequence ATGGAAGGCGATTGTGACCAGCGGGAAGGGCGATCTTCGTGGCATCACCAGCCCTGTTTGTGCTGCGGGGAAAATGCTTTCAAATTTCTGATTGCAGGATTTACTTTGCTTTCTGGTATGTGCATAGTGCTGAGCACCCAGTGTGTCCAACCAACCCATCAGCATCTTGGTAAAAATGTCATTCATTCTCACTTAGAAAGGCACCTTGACACACAggccacagcccagcacaggcttaGGAGGCACACAGAAATTGGGACTCATTGGCCCTGGTCCCAAGCGTACATAAAACACACGGGGATCATGGGATTAAATTCTAACAAAGGCTTAAATTTGTCAACAGTGGTTATGCATGGGGCAGAGGTGTACTTGGAAAATgagtggggctgggacagcacaAACAGACttccacagctgctgggaaaggtgGGACAGCAAATAAAGGTGGGGTGCAGGGTAATTAACGGATCCACTCACCAGAGAGTAACTCAAATCTctgtcactgaaataaaaactaagAAGAATCAGAACAAAATCTGTGCTGTGGAGAACTTGGACTGCTGGTACAATTTTACTTTGGTCCAGCCAGTCTTTGTGGTTTGCCTTTGGGCACACAACAGCGTGGGGCTGTCCTTTAAATTTAAGATCAGCACCACAGCACCCTCCTTTGCTGCCATTAAGATCTCAAAGTGCCATTTTTTGGCCTGGCATGCACCCCGTTACGTTGAAATTGGCAACCAGGTAAAACTGGAAATTAAATACTCCCAAGAAAATGTAGCTGACCCAGTGCAGATTAATGGCACCACCGTGACTGTCACAGCCCCTAACGGCCGCAAGTGGATCATTCCACTGACCTGCCTCTGTGAGACCAAAACACTTGATAGATCTGAATTAGATGTGGACACTTCATGGTATAATCAGGATTATGGACGCTGCCCACACCTGATCATAACCCTCCAGGTGTGGTGTCAAGGAAACCTGAGCGTAGAAATGTCTCCCAAACTTGGAGGAAAGTGGTGGATAGGAGGCCCTgaaggatttaaaaaagaatttgcCATCACTGCTGTCTTGCCcccttttgtttccaaaatagGTCCTTATGTAgtgaagaaaaatcacatccaggagctgctgacagGGCCTGTCCGGTCACTAAAGAAGGTGGTGCTGTCTCTCTCCACTGTTAATATTTCCTCTGTCAGACCACACTGTGCCCCCTTCCTGTCTGCTCTGCACACTGGCTGGCTGGCATGGCTCCACAGCCGCTCCCTCCAGGGCTCCCGGGCCAGGAgggacctgctggccacagcgctgggaggaggagctgctggcctgGGAGTCCTCAACAGCATGGATGCTGAAGTCTTGGCAAACAAGCTGGAGACGGTCACCTTGGGCGTGCAGGGCCTCCTCAAGCCCCTGAATTCATCCCTGTCCAGCCTTGGGATGGGGCAGTGGCTTGTGTCAGAGGTGCTGCCCACCTGGGAACAAATAAGTGAGAAAGATCATCAGGTGCTGTTGCGAGCCCTGGGCATGGAACAAAGTAACGTCTCGCTtgctcttagctgcatccaggccCAGATGTGGGTGCAGAGTGTTGTTGCAGGTATCCTGAGAGACGGTGACAACGGCGTCCTGCCCACTGAGATCCGAAAGATCGTGTGGGACGCGGCCACAGAGAAGGAGCGGCAGCTCCAAGCCTGGTGGAGGCTCGTCAACTTCACCCACGACCAGGCCCTCAACGCGGTCATTGCCCACGTCCTCACTGTGGCGGAGGCTCGCATTGAAAAGGTCTACCCCATCGTGGCCCTGGGGATAAACACAAATGGGTCTGTGCTCTACCCCCTGGACCACCGCATGTGGGCCAGGGTGTCTGATGGGAGGTGGGAGACGGTAGATTTGGAAGCCTGCATTTTGGAGAGGGGGCTGGGATTCATATGCGAAGATGATGCCCTTAAGGCGAGTGATGTGTGCTTTGACACCAAAGAAGGGGTGTGCCACTTTGAGATCAACCCCCAGAGCAGTAACAAAACCATGTTAGTGTACGTAGGGAAAGGCTGCGTGTGCTTCAGAACGACGTGTAAATACGTGCAAATTAACGAAGCTTATAACCAGACCGTGTTTAGCGACTCAAATATGTGTGCTTGCAATGTAGCTACTATTAGAGGCTGTGATTTTGTGTATAAACCACCCGTGTTTACTAGCCAGTTGCTAATCAGAAACTATACCTTGTATCGTAGTATAACCCCGACCCCCATTGGGATGGATTTATCACTTGTAAAAGAAATGTTAGAGCATGCAAATTTGCAGCAGCTGCTAGAAAATGCCAAGGCCGAAGCTAAAAAGATCCTAATAACGGTTCACCATGATGGTAAAGTCATAAAACAGGTAATGGAACGAATTAAGAGGGCGGGAGAACACCACTGGTGGGAAGTTTTTTTTGGCTGGTCCCCCACGGCCACTGGCATTTTCAACGCACTGCTGCACCCCATTGTAGTTATCCTGCTCGTGCAAATCTGTGTGTGCTTTGCCATGGTAGCCACTTGTTACCGGATGAGGCAGGTGAAGCTCTGCTTTGACAACCAGGTGAAAGAAGCAGGGCTGGCCAAGAGCCTCCTGAAATAG
- the LOC128806868 gene encoding uncharacterized protein LOC128806868 isoform X3: protein MEGDCDQREGRSSWHHQPCLCCGENAFKFLIAGFTLLSGPYVVKKNHIQELLTGPVRSLKKVVLSLSTVNISSVRPHCAPFLSALHTGWLAWLHSRSLQGSRARRDLLATALGGGAAGLGVLNSMDAEVLANKLETVTLGVQGLLKPLNSSLSSLGMGQWLVSEVLPTWEQISEKDHQVLLRALGMEQSNVSLALSCIQAQMWVQSVVAGILRDGDNGVLPTEIRKIVWDAATEKERQLQAWWRLVNFTHDQALNAVIAHVLTVAEARIEKVYPIVALGINTNGSVLYPLDHRMWARVSDGRWETVDLEACILERGLGFICEDDALKASDVCFDTKEGVCHFEINPQSSNKTMLVYVGKGCVCFRTTCKYVQINEAYNQTVFSDSNMCACNVATIRGCDFVYKPPVFTSQLLIRNYTLYRSITPTPIGMDLSLVKEMLEHANLQQLLENAKAEAKKILITVHHDGKVIKQVMERIKRAGEHHWWEVFFGWSPTATGIFNALLHPIVVILLVQICVCFAMVATCYRMRQVKLCFDNQVKEAGLAKSLLK, encoded by the exons ATGGAAGGCGATTGTGACCAGCGGGAAGGGCGATCTTCGTGGCATCACCAGCCCTGTTTGTGCTGCGGGGAAAATGCTTTCAAATTTCTGATTGCAGGATTTACTTTGCTTTCTG GTCCTTATGTAgtgaagaaaaatcacatccaggagctgctgacagGGCCTGTCCGGTCACTAAAGAAGGTGGTGCTGTCTCTCTCCACTGTTAATATTTCCTCTGTCAGACCACACTGTGCCCCCTTCCTGTCTGCTCTGCACACTGGCTGGCTGGCATGGCTCCACAGCCGCTCCCTCCAGGGCTCCCGGGCCAGGAgggacctgctggccacagcgctgggaggaggagctgctggcctgGGAGTCCTCAACAGCATGGATGCTGAAGTCTTGGCAAACAAGCTGGAGACGGTCACCTTGGGCGTGCAGGGCCTCCTCAAGCCCCTGAATTCATCCCTGTCCAGCCTTGGGATGGGGCAGTGGCTTGTGTCAGAGGTGCTGCCCACCTGGGAACAAATAAGTGAGAAAGATCATCAGGTGCTGTTGCGAGCCCTGGGCATGGAACAAAGTAACGTCTCGCTtgctcttagctgcatccaggccCAGATGTGGGTGCAGAGTGTTGTTGCAGGTATCCTGAGAGACGGTGACAACGGCGTCCTGCCCACTGAGATCCGAAAGATCGTGTGGGACGCGGCCACAGAGAAGGAGCGGCAGCTCCAAGCCTGGTGGAGGCTCGTCAACTTCACCCACGACCAGGCCCTCAACGCGGTCATTGCCCACGTCCTCACTGTGGCGGAGGCTCGCATTGAAAAGGTCTACCCCATCGTGGCCCTGGGGATAAACACAAATGGGTCTGTGCTCTACCCCCTGGACCACCGCATGTGGGCCAGGGTGTCTGATGGGAGGTGGGAGACGGTAGATTTGGAAGCCTGCATTTTGGAGAGGGGGCTGGGATTCATATGCGAAGATGATGCCCTTAAGGCGAGTGATGTGTGCTTTGACACCAAAGAAGGGGTGTGCCACTTTGAGATCAACCCCCAGAGCAGTAACAAAACCATGTTAGTGTACGTAGGGAAAGGCTGCGTGTGCTTCAGAACGACGTGTAAATACGTGCAAATTAACGAAGCTTATAACCAGACCGTGTTTAGCGACTCAAATATGTGTGCTTGCAATGTAGCTACTATTAGAGGCTGTGATTTTGTGTATAAACCACCCGTGTTTACTAGCCAGTTGCTAATCAGAAACTATACCTTGTATCGTAGTATAACCCCGACCCCCATTGGGATGGATTTATCACTTGTAAAAGAAATGTTAGAGCATGCAAATTTGCAGCAGCTGCTAGAAAATGCCAAGGCCGAAGCTAAAAAGATCCTAATAACGGTTCACCATGATGGTAAAGTCATAAAACAGGTAATGGAACGAATTAAGAGGGCGGGAGAACACCACTGGTGGGAAGTTTTTTTTGGCTGGTCCCCCACGGCCACTGGCATTTTCAACGCACTGCTGCACCCCATTGTAGTTATCCTGCTCGTGCAAATCTGTGTGTGCTTTGCCATGGTAGCCACTTGTTACCGGATGAGGCAGGTGAAGCTCTGCTTTGACAACCAGGTGAAAGAAGCAGGGCTGGCCAAGAGCCTCCTGAAATAG